The Aspergillus fumigatus Af293 chromosome 5, whole genome shotgun sequence nucleotide sequence gcTGCGGCGGAGCTGCTCTTTGTGTGCGCTGTGGCTGACTCAGCAGAGTATGCCACTAAGGGCTCGCTAGTGGTACGACCCCTCTGATTGGTTCGTCAAGGCGCACTCAGGTGGCTCTCTTACCGAGCTAAAATTACGTCAGCCGAATCTGTATCCCATTGGCGAAGGGCCTAAGGTAAACTATTAGATAGGGGGTATTCGACTACTTGTTCAGACAAGTCTATTACTTTTGCTGAGTCTACCTCTGAGTATAGTAATCTACACTAACTGAAACCATTGCCTTTAAAGACGAGGTGTCGTGGCGAACTGGCATTGATCATAGCGTAGAGTTCTTGTTAAGTTCATGTCATGACGTAAATATTAGTTTATCCAAAAAAGATATTCCAATAGTCCGTGGCTCCAGTGCAAGCGCTGATAGAAAGCCCTAGCCCTATCTTCCAATATCTTTAGAATATATCGAATATATCAATAAGTATAGCGGTAATTGGGCGCAAGATCGCccagctgctcttgctcctgTTCCGTAAGCTCAATGGTAGCACCGTTAGCCATGGCGCGATCACGCTCCCGATTGTCGTACCAGACCGCTGCAAGATAAGCGGTACAGCATgctgcggagaagcagaggaaggaaagaCTGATGATATACCCATTTCGGTACAGCGGTGCGTCCTTCGCCAGGAATGAATAGGTAGCGATGATACCGCCAACTGGTTATGCTTGTCAGCTTTCAACCCTCTTACGCACCCTGAACGCATTGCAGAAATTGCAACTTACTGTTACCGAATCCGATCTGCCATGCTGTTCCCACGCCCCGTCGACGGTGTCCACTCAGATTCATGGCGTACCAACATACAACTACGGCCATTGAGCTGTAGCAACCACCGGTCACCATGAAGAGCGCCCCATACTGAACATTCCGGTGAGCCACGCCGTGAACATTCAGCAGGATCCCAAAGCCGCCCATGGCAATCAACATGGGAATCATCGCAAAAATGTAGCGGTGCCTGAACTTATCAGAAAGGGTTGCAATCAGCATGGAGAAGCCGAACGCGGCTGCCCATGGGGCCACGGAGTAGAGTTGGGTTTTGATCGCTGGCACAGACAGTCAGCAGGGCCGATATTTGTGGAAGCGCCAGACACCTACAAGAGTAGCCATAAGTTTTGATGATGGTCGGGGCGAAATACGCGTATCCTGCACGCTGTTAAGAATGGAACCCATTCAAGAGCCATGTTGAGCATGCTCACCGTATGCCGTGACGATCTGGCCAAAGTACATGAAGCCACCAATGAAGATCTTATCTAAGAAGGAGTCAGCGAAGATCAAAACCCCAAGGCTGGCGCGCCACTCACAGTCCTTAAAGACTGCCAGCACATCGCGCACGGTCAGCTTGACATCTCTACCAGCGGCGCCGACGTCCTTGGCAAGCTTCGCACGAATGAACTCTCGCTCCTCATCATTCAGCCACTTGACGTCTTCTGGGAAGTCTGGAAGCACGAAGAACCAGACAAGCGAAACAACACAGGTAAGGACGccttcgatgatgaagaccCATCGCCAGCCATTGTAGCCACGAAGTCCGGCCATCTCTCCAAGACCACTGGCGAGAAGACCACCGAATGCGCCTGCTAAGGTAGtagagctgaagaagaagctgaatCGTTTCTGTGCCTCGCTGCGCTTATACCACATTCCCAGCAGATAGAAGCCTGCCACGTCGCGATTGGTCATTGACTGGGTCAATCGTTCTCGGAGGAAACAGACTTACACCCAGGGAACATTCCCGTCTCAAACATGCCTAGCACATGTACATTAGTTTTTTTATTCAACGGGGACTTATTTTTATTATCTTGTGATGGGGTGGTAAATACCAAGAAACCAGCGGGTGGTCATCAAGCCACCCCAGCTCGAAACCAATCCTTGACAGATCGTCACAAAGCCAAATAAGAACATACATAACGATACTGCGGTAATGTCAGCAGCCTGCTCCCTATCGCAGAAAGACGAAGGACATACACCATACGTGGGGCTTTAGCTTCTTCAGTAATATGTTGGATGGAATCTCAAAGAGGACGTAGGGtacgaagaagatggtcaACGCAGTGTTGTACTTAGTATTTTCGATATTTAGATCCTTCTGCAGCCCGAGAATCGCGGCATTGCTGATGTTGACTCTGTGACGGCGCATTACAGAGCTCAGTTCATGCACGGGGCTAGGGGTTTTGTTTTGAGGATTGCATACCGGTCGAGAAAGGCGAGCAAGTACATGACACAGAGGCACGGCACGATATGCCAGTCAATCTTGGCCATCAGCTTCCGCTCTGTGGTGGTAGTGAGCGGAGGGAGGTCCGCGGACTCGCTATAGATCTCGCCCTCGGCTTTACCATTATCTGTTTCGGAGACGCCTATGTATCCGAAGAGGAGTTAGCCGTCTATTTCTCAAGGGATGGATGTCTCGTAAAATGTAGAGAACGATTACCGAGGAGAAACACCTTTTAACGCCATAATTAATGATTTCAGGGCGCAATTATTTCTGTCCCCCCTTGGACGAAGGCTGATAGTGAGGATTGACTCAGCAGAAgggggagagaggaagaaacagaTGTTGTGCAGAAGAGAATGCGTTCTTATTTCTCACTAAGCACGCACAGTGTGACCTTGGGCAGCCGTGGCGAGTCAGGGACACAATCAGCAGTGACCCAAGCCTTTTTATTTGTCAGATCATATCTACGAACTAGTTATCTTTTCCTCCGCTCCTAGTCTACAAATAAAAGGGATCTTCGGTGACTGAGCAACCTATGCGATACCTCTTTTGGGGATCGGACAAGGCCGAGGTTACTGTACCCCCAATGTTACGGAGCCATACTAGCAAAGCAGCCCAGGAGACGGACGCCGATGCGGAGATAGTGCTTATTATTTGCGAAGGACTCACGTAATAATTTATTTAGTAGACGAATAGACCGACTACCACAAAACGCAGCTCCGTACTTAATACCAAGTAGTAAGATGATGATAGTATCACGAGCAATGTCGGCCAATTGACGAATCCCCAATCCTTCAGCGCCGAGCGATTCCCCGCAGATTTCCCCGGCCAAGCTTTCTCCGTGGATTTTGGACCATCTCCGCATTCCTATCCGCCGGAGAAGGTTGGCTCTTGTAGAATGATGAGTGCGGTTTAGCCAGTACTCTCATGGAATAAACCATGAACCATTCTTAACATTCTATCATTTGGTTCCTAGGAGCATCTACTAGACGAAGTTGCATTGCACCCGTCCTGATATTATTGCTTGGATCATTGACTAGACTGATCATTTAGATAGCATCCGATTCCGCAAAGTATCGGGTTAGCGGATAATATTGGTGTTGCGGTAATGGATAAACGACTCACGAACGAGTCATTCTGTCAAATTGCAGTGCTAGTCCCGTTTATAACAAGAGAACTCGATAGTCGATGGTCAGTCTAGTGGACATGCACAATCTACGCAGGTACTAGAAAACGACAAGCACCTGAAAACCCTCGCCAGGTATTCTGGACTGATATTAGTCGGTAATCATACAATCAGCACAGCTTGAAATCCCCAGGATTGACGCTGTGCGAGATACATAAGCTAAGAAGGAACCGACTAAGTGAGGGACAAATGGGTAGTGAGAAGCCAAGCTGCCCTCTGGAATTGAAGCAGCTCACTCGCTCGACTCCACTGCCTTTCCCCATGCCTTCTCGAAAGCCGAGTTGTTCTCAGCCACTGCACTTGGACTAGCTTGGTTAAGATCTTGGGtatcatccttgtccaccATTACTGGGGCCGTGGAAGACGTATCAGAGTGATCTCTCTCGGCAGTGACTTgttcctctttctgctccGCGCCTGGCAGCTGGAAGTCAAAGTTCGAGCTGTAAATGACGGCTGCGAAGGCCTCCAGATTCCGAACGTTCTGGTCCATGGCGGAAAGATAGATGTTCGGCGGATTTGTGCCGTTGCCAATAACATGCGCCTGCCGCGCCATCACAGCAAGGACATTCGCGAGCTTCGTCTTGACATCCGCTGTCTTCACCTGTGGGACAACTGTGGCAACCGAGGTGAATGATTGCGGCACGCTTTCAGACGCTTGTGGTGACGACTGGAATGCCTCCTGGATGCAATTTTGCATCAGTAAGTCAAAACATTCATCGTTGAGGCCTTGCAGGACGCGACCAAAGGTTGGCGATTCAATCAGGTCGGCCGTCTCATCGAGAAGGTGTCGCAGGGTCGAAGCTGACTGAGAGGTCGTGGGTTCAGTCACCCCCGCAACTCCCGACTCCTCCAACAaatgctcctcctcttcgcgAGGAGGGAGCAGATAGGGCAGCCATCTTCGGCTTCTATACCTATAAGTCGGCACAGGAACCTTTATCTTATGGGAAAACTGTGGCCGGACATACCTTCTCTCCTCCGGAGTGTTGCCTTCCACCTTCTTGCGGATGTCAAGAGTCAATTCCGACAACCTCCCCACGGAAATATCTTCCCGTGGGTTTAAAGAGCCAAACGCATCTGTGACTGCAGCCTGTACCTCGTTCATCAGGTCCTTCCAGCCACGGTGGAGCAACCACCAGCTGAATGCAAGATATCGTCGGTTTGTCTCGAAATCATTTCCCAAGGTCTGAGTcagatcatcgtcatcatggtcCTCAAGTTTGATCGTGGAGGTATTTGCCGGAGGAGTAGCCAGGGAGATCACGCTGGATAGATAATTTCGGCGACCAAGCAGATTGAGTTGGATTCGGGTGAAAATAGTTAGTAAGGACAAGGTGTAGATGAGAGTAAACGATCTGGTGACAGCTGCAGTTGCGACGTTAGCTATCCCGTCTGAGCAGTTTTATACGAGTGAAGGCAACGTACAAGTGATCTTAACCTCGTTCCAGAGTTGAGTTTTGTTGCGCTTTACCCGTGCCGGCCCTTCGCTGTCGAAGGACGATTCTCCTACTTGACTTGTACGGACAAACCCATCGCTCTGGAAGCTTGAGAGGCTTCTTCGATCATCATCGGCTGCACTCGGTGACACCGAGCTCAGGTCCGACACGGTTCCCTCCCCAGCCTGGAGTCGAGCCAATCTCTCCGCCCGCTTCTTCTGCAATTCTTTGGTCAATTCCTCCACGGGAAGGGCTTCGACGATACCTTCCGCTGCGGTTGGTAAGAGAGCCAGCACAGTATAGGTACAGTCCGTCTGATTTTGTTCGAAACGTCGCCGTAAACTAGACAGATCAATCAGTCACCATCATGTCAGTCATCAAAGCCGAGCACACGAGTGGATGGATGTTTTGTCCATCTCATTCGGCCAAAAGATCAAGGTGAATCCAAAGATAACGTACTTTTCTCGGGCAATTCGATCGCTGCTCATCTGCTCCCGGGCTTCTGTGATTTTGGAAAGCACATATTGTCCTGCGAGATAGCCAGCTCCAATAATGCCAGCCCCGATCGCGAGACCTTTGCGATTGCGTCGGAACCAGCGTCTAGTAGCTCCAATCATGATAGAGCTAGAGATGGGAGAGCAATGAAAGTCAAATCATTCAAAATAATTCATTACATATCATGAGATTGAAAGTAAGCAGAAAAATCCAATGGAAATGATGTCTTAGAGTGGTTGTAGGTTGGAACAACCGCGACACAGGAGCTGTTGGTTTGAGAACCCAAGAGACGAGCAGGCCTCGGCTAGAGTGTGAGAGCGATAACAGAAACGGCCGACAACGTGAACAGCGCCGGACCAGGTCAAGAATCGATGAGTCGACGACGATGCTCATCTAAGTCATAATTGCATTAGGATTTATATGCCTTGCTACATTACTCTATCATTTAGTAAGATAATCTCTACTTCTGAGCTATCCACAGACAATTAAAGTACCTGATTCTTCAGTAATCTCATTGCCCGCAACGTTTTGGCGGGGATCGCTTTCTACTGCTCCGTAGATAGCCCTCGTTGTCTTGTATGTATGGACTGGACTGTACCTTGGGTATAGATGTCGCTTTGCCTCTTTGAcccttctccatctcttcttAGACATTTGCAGTCATTCTGCTCTCATGGACCACATCATGCCTATTTTCCTCTCAGAATCATTCGACCTGAGCTTATCTTGTTCCTGAAAGACTCAACTGCAAATAGCTACCTATCACCTACCTTAGTCTTAACGTTACCCCCTCTCATACCACCATCCACCTGCCCTTCTTTCCCCCACGTCCAAGCCGTTGAATTGGGACTGGTCTCCGTGGTACAGGCTTAACAGCTTGCCGTCATACCTGGGTCATTCATTCATATCTTTATGCTTATTGCTTGCTCCCTTTCGCAGCAAAGAGGCAAGGCAGTGTCGGTAGTGCTAAGACATTTCTCTCCTTGATACCGTACAACCCCTGTGAGGATGGAGCCCCGCAGGACCCCTCCAGAGTACTTCCTGGAGATCTTCGCAGACACAACCACCGTGAGGGATATTCTAAAAGGTTTGTGAATCATGGATATCGGCTTGCCCTATTATCATCTATGTTCGCTATCCCCTATTGGCAACAGTCGTGTTGTCGCCAATTGCCCTGTCAACACCCCTGCGAAGTGCTTAGCTGACATCACTCCGTCCAAACCAGgcatcctcaacctcatcttcttccaccGTTATTTCCCATCAATTCGACCGACAACCTTCGACGTCCTCGACTTCACCCTCCCCGCAATTGACGATGCAGAGCTCGAAACCCTGATCGAATCCCGCATCAGCGCCCTGGTCCGCCAACATACCTCCGCTACCAGTACGCAtgaaggcggcggcggcgtaCGCGGTCGCATCGCGGTCGAGTTTtacgagaagaagcgcaaacgcTCCGGGGTGTGGTTCAGCGGGCTAGCGGGcaagggagaagaagaagtatgCTGGGAGGTGTGGAACCTAGATGTGACGATCGCCACGCCGCGGACAGAATCAGGTATCTACTTATAAACCCGATGCCTGCTGCTACAGGAAGAGAGAGTATAGGCTGATTATTCCCGCCCagaacgcgccaaagtccGCAAGGCGATGGAGAACATGCTCCAAAAGGCGGCGCTGAAGATCCTCGCCGTCGTCAATCGGGATAAAGATCACATTCCGCCGATCACCACCAGCGACTCTAACCCCTTTCCCTATCGAATCGTTCTGAATCCCCGCTCGGACGGCTGGCAGAACCGGTTCGGCTTGTACTAAGAACACTGCATCGACTTGGCTTCCTTATCACCAGATCTCTATGCAGGTATCCGCTGGTCTACGGCACCTGCATGGTTCAAGATCGACTCTCCTAAATAGATTGTCGTGATGCACCTGGAGTTGCGGAGTCAGTTGGATGGCATTTTTCTCTTGCGGCTGGTCGTTCGGTTATAAATGTACATCACCTACGTCATCACAACATTCAAAGTCATCTTCGCGACAATCATCATGAAGGCATTGGACCTTACGAATGAAAGCAAAGGACGGGTATGAGGAATGGCTAAAGATGCTGCTCAATTACCCAAAGAGGCATGATCGCGTTAGATATAAATTCATCCAAGGATAAGTATAGCCGTATCCTGTCCTTTTTTAACAGAAGCAACCTCCACCAGTCTACTCCTCCAATCATGACATGTGAAAGCACGAAGTAGAATATCACGGGTCCGCGCTCCTAACTCGACCCCAACATCTTAACCCACCACTATATCCGCTCACTCCGACAACTCGACTTTCGGATTGCGCCGCGCAGGCCAAAGGCAAGAATCGACGTTTTCTTTCGCAGCCTCTCCTTTGCAAGCCGCGACAGATTCTATATGCTAATACCGACACTTAGCAATGCATTTACTGCGACTTGGAGGCGGCATCAGCCTGAGCACGGAGGTTGGCTGAGGTAGATCCGCTGGTGAAAAAGCGGCCCAGCACAGGCTGGAGGAAAGAGTGGAAGACAACTTGAGCACCGCTGTAGATGACGAGTTAGCATGTTTTTCATAGTCGTCGTGTCCACCTGGGCAAGCATACTTGGTCTGAGGAAGAGACATCCACAGAATGAGGACGAACTTGAAGATGTAGTAGAAGGCTGTTTTCACGAATTAAAAACGTTCCAAGATCGGAAGAAAGTGACATATTGCATAAACTTACGGAACCAGTAGGCGGCGTTGATGGCACTCTCAACGACTGTCAGCAAGGCATAAACAACCCAGTACTATAATTGGCACGGTCAAGTCAGTCTCCAGTTGCTGATGACGGTGCATCATGTGCTATGAAACAGCCTAGGTTGTTCCTTAGCAAGAGGCGGGAAGATCGTCTCCGCCTCCAAGGTGCGATTGGGTCAACGATCACAAGCACATACCGTCAACCACTGCAGTGATCAGAAGACAGTCAGTCACGATTGTCCAGTCCTATCAATTAAGCGGGAAAAGACTCACCTGAGTATCATCTGCCTTGCCAGAGGTGAACAAGGCATTGAGAGAGTAGTAGCCAGGAATCAGGAAACCGGCAAAGTTGACGAGGAACTCGCCAGCAATGTTGAAGAAAACCAGGAAGGTGTAGATTCCGACCAGGCCGAGGATGACATAGACCTTAGGAACGGAGGTCTGGCGCTCCAAATTGTTGAGGACAGGGTACTTAGAGAGCTATAATAGCACCGCACAAACAATCAAGGGTTAGTGGCTTGTCCTTATTTTCTTTGCATTTCCG carries:
- the pex3 gene encoding peroxisomal biogenesis factor 3, translating into MIGATRRWFRRNRKGLAIGAGIIGAGYLAGQYVLSKITEAREQMSSDRIARENLRRRFEQNQTDCTYTVLALLPTAAEGIVEALPVEELTKELQKKRAERLARLQAGEGTVSDLSSVSPSAADDDRRSLSSFQSDGFVRTSQVGESSFDSEGPARVKRNKTQLWNEVKITSVTRSFTLIYTLSLLTIFTRIQLNLLGRRNYLSSVISLATPPANTSTIKLEDHDDDDLTQTLGNDFETNRRYLAFSWWLLHRGWKDLMNEVQAAVTDAFGSLNPREDISVGRLSELTLDIRKKVEGNTPEERRSRRWLPYLLPPREEEEHLLEESGVAGVTEPTTSQSASTLRHLLDETADLIESPTFGRVLQGLNDECFDLLMQNCIQEAFQSSPQASESVPQSFTSVATVVPQVKTADVKTKLANVLAVMARQAHVIGNGTNPPNIYLSAMDQNVRNLEAFAAVIYSSNFDFQLPGAEQKEEQVTAERDHSDTSSTAPVMVDKDDTQDLNQASPSAVAENNSAFEKAWGKAVESSE
- a CDS encoding autophagy-related protein 101, translating into MEPRRTPPEYFLEIFADTTTVRDILKGILNLIFFHRYFPSIRPTTFDVLDFTLPAIDDAELETLIESRISALVRQHTSATSTHEGGGGVRGRIAVEFYEKKRKRSGVWFSGLAGKGEEEVCWEVWNLDVTIATPRTESERAKVRKAMENMLQKAALKILAVVNRDKDHIPPITTSDSNPFPYRIVLNPRSDGWQNRFGLY
- a CDS encoding putative MFS transporter, giving the protein MALKGVSETDNGKAEGEIYSESADLPPLTTTTERKLMAKIDWHIVPCLCVMYLLAFLDRVNISNAAILGLQKDLNIENTKYNTALTIFFVPYVLFEIPSNILLKKLKPHVWLSLCMFLFGFVTICQGLVSSWGGLMTTRWFLGMFETGMFPGCFYLLGMWYKRSEAQKRFSFFFSSTTLAGAFGGLLASGLGEMAGLRGYNGWRWVFIIEGVLTCVVSLVWFFVLPDFPEDVKWLNDEEREFIRAKLAKDVGAAGRDVKLTVRDVLAVFKDYKIFIGGFMYFGQIVTAYGYAYFAPTIIKTYGYSSIKTQLYSVAPWAAAFGFSMLIATLSDKFRHRYIFAMIPMLIAMGGFGILLNVHGVAHRNVQYGALFMVTGGCYSSMAVVVCWYAMNLSGHRRRGVGTAWQIGFGNIGGIIATYSFLAKDAPLYRNGYIISLSFLCFSAACCTAYLAAVWYDNRERDRAMANGATIELTEQEQEQLGDLAPNYRYTY
- the yop1 gene encoding putative membrane biogenesis protein (Yop1): MASFQDRAQHTIAQLDKELSKYPVLNNLERQTSVPKVYVILGLVGIYTFLVFFNIAGEFLVNFAGFLIPGYYSLNALFTSGKADDTQWLTYWVVYALLTVVESAINAAYWFPFYYIFKFVLILWMSLPQTNGAQVVFHSFLQPVLGRFFTSGSTSANLRAQADAASKSQ